From Niallia sp. Man26:
AGTTTAGAATTTGTGCTGGAAGATTATTCTGGCAACAAAGCCAGTACTGTTATTAGAACCACATTAGATAATCTTTACAGTATGATTAATGATCTTGTTGAAAGTGGAGAATTGAATAATAAGTCAGGTGAGCAGCTGACAAAAACCTTAACTGCTGCAAAGAAACATTATGACGGCGGCCGTTTAAAGCAGGCAGCAACCAGCCTTAATAAGTTTAAGGATGAATTAAACGATAAAGAAATGAAAAATGTTTCAGAAGACACGAAGAATAGGTTAAAAGCTAATGCTGATTATTTCCTAAGAAATTGGAAGAAGTAAGAGTGATAGATTAGGAGGGAAAGATTTTGACATTACAAAGGGTTCAGCGTTTTATTCAACATTTATCGAATTATGTGCTTTTGGAATCTATTTCGATCAATGATTGGCAAGCAAAGCGCGGCATCTATGTTAAGCCGGGAGAGTATGAATTTGAATCAGACGATACTGTTCTTATAAATGAAGGTGACTGGTTGATTAATGCAGGCGCCACAATGCTTTTGGAAAAGGAGATAACCATTCCAGCTGATTGGCAGAATCGGCCGTTTGGACTTACATTCCTTTCTGGTGCAAAGGACCGCCGGACTCTTCATGAAGGGTTAGTTTCATTAAACGGCATGCCGCATCACGGTATTGACCGCAACCGATGCTATGTTCCGTTTCCAGAGGAGGTTCGCGGGAAAGAAAAGGTTAACATAAAAATTGAACTATATAATTACGCTGGCCAAACACTCGATGAGTTAAATTATCAAAATGAACCAGCAGAATTCGACCCGCCGCCCTTGAATCTTTTAAAAGCCAGCCTTGATTTAATAAATACAGGTGTTCAAAGTTTACTGGCTACTGTGAAATGCTACTATGAAACTGCAAAATTACTGCCGGAAGATGATAGTGATCGAGTTAAAATCATCGAGGCATTGCAGGAAGCTGAAAAAAGAATTCTGTCAGAAAAGCCGGAAGCATTTACGAATCAGTTATTAATTGCTGACATGGAGGCTGACTTACAGAAAAAGTTAAATATGTTGACGAGCAGTACGGCAGGTCAAATGCTGATGGTAGGTCAGTCTCATATTGATTTGGCATGGCTATGGCCTGTGAAGGAAGCGATTCGTAAATGCAGCAGAACATTTTCAACAATGAGCACCTTGCTTGATGAGAATCCGAGCTTTACTTATGCTCAAAGCCAGCCTCAAGCCTATGCTTTCGTAAAGGAGCATTACCCTGAAATCTATGAAAGGGTTAAAAAGCAAATTGCTGATGGGCGCTGGGAAGTCGTCGGCGGGATGTGGGTAGAGCCTGATTTAAATATGCCGTCTGGTGAATCATTAGTTCGTCAGCTTCTCTATGGAATGAAGTTTTACAAGGAAGAATTCAGCAAACAGCCAAGAATTGAGTGGCTCCCAGATACATTTGGCTATTGTGCATCACTGCCGCAATTGTTAAAAAGTGCTGGCATTGACTATTTTATGACATCCAAGATGAATTGGAATGATACCAATCCATTTCCTTTCGATTTATTTTACTGGGAAGGAATTGATGGGACGCGCATCCTTTCCTTCTTAAATCATGGCTTAAATGAATATACCCATCCTGAAGAAATCAAGACACATTGGGATAGTTATAAGCAAAAAAATCTCCATTCAAAGCAGATGCTGCTATACGGCCATGGAGATGGGGGCGGCGGTGTTACCCAAGAAATGATTGATTATATTGATCGGTCTTCGTCTTTGCCTGGCTTGCCAGCCGTCGTAAACAGCACAGCCCATGAATTTTTCGATGAAATAACGAAGTCCAATCCGTCCTTGCCGACATGGGTTGGGGATATGTATTTGGAGCTCCATCGCGGAACATACACGACCCATGCCAGAAATAAGAAATGGAACCGAAAGGCAGAGGTGCTGTACCGGGATGCGGAAATTTGGGGAAGCGCAGCTATAAACTTCGCTGGAGTGAAGCTAGCTTCGTCATTGGAACAAGGCTGGAAGCAGCTTCTTTTC
This genomic window contains:
- a CDS encoding alpha-mannosidase, whose protein sequence is MTLQRVQRFIQHLSNYVLLESISINDWQAKRGIYVKPGEYEFESDDTVLINEGDWLINAGATMLLEKEITIPADWQNRPFGLTFLSGAKDRRTLHEGLVSLNGMPHHGIDRNRCYVPFPEEVRGKEKVNIKIELYNYAGQTLDELNYQNEPAEFDPPPLNLLKASLDLINTGVQSLLATVKCYYETAKLLPEDDSDRVKIIEALQEAEKRILSEKPEAFTNQLLIADMEADLQKKLNMLTSSTAGQMLMVGQSHIDLAWLWPVKEAIRKCSRTFSTMSTLLDENPSFTYAQSQPQAYAFVKEHYPEIYERVKKQIADGRWEVVGGMWVEPDLNMPSGESLVRQLLYGMKFYKEEFSKQPRIEWLPDTFGYCASLPQLLKSAGIDYFMTSKMNWNDTNPFPFDLFYWEGIDGTRILSFLNHGLNEYTHPEEIKTHWDSYKQKNLHSKQMLLYGHGDGGGGVTQEMIDYIDRSSSLPGLPAVVNSTAHEFFDEITKSNPSLPTWVGDMYLELHRGTYTTHARNKKWNRKAEVLYRDAEIWGSAAINFAGVKLASSLEQGWKQLLFNQFHDIIPGSSIPEVYVDSEADYKEIFACGEKVQQEAIHVLEQQIDTEGDGIPVILFNSLSWKRSETVKISGGLELAGKGAVTRDGEELPTDIILLEDGRIELSVYVPEIPEMGYQVIWLKDLEKQGSKVEEANVRQWETEYYHIEWNEQGEISRLYDKKVKREILPNGAFANQLQLFHDRPMLWDAWDIDPEFANQPAETVTLLEQSIRKGATKDIIHFKWQLSQSTIEQELILYHHNQRIDFQTRVDWQEQHKLLKVAFPVDVMSNKATFEIPFGSVERATHTNTSWEKAQFEVCGHRFADLSESGYGVSLLNDCKYGYDVKQNVLRLSLLRAPKWPDKGADFGYHEFTYSFFPHKGDWREGAVVKEGYELNHPAVIYRASAHPGTLPSCSSFIKTESSHVILDTVKQSEDGKSLTLRMYESSGGRGEIHVSFARNILSAYETNLLEEKQTEIFVQENRLSLNLKPFEVKTIVVNL